In the Parasteatoda tepidariorum isolate YZ-2023 chromosome 3, CAS_Ptep_4.0, whole genome shotgun sequence genome, one interval contains:
- the LOC122269532 gene encoding ATP-dependent DNA helicase PIF1-like has product MKNRAILAPLNDDKDKINEQIIAMLPGEEKTYTSFDSVKDQHEGGVQFAPEFLNSINIADLPPHNLKLKKNAIIMLLRNLDVSEGMCNGTRLIVTELCNNIIKAKIITGEHAGRQVHLPRITLDSSKSQLGATMQRHQFPVTPAFVITIHKSQGQTFEFVGMLLLTTVFVHGMLYVAFSRVKRQSALKVLLPPENPTHTRNAVWKEVLNKRNSPAAPASPTKNYLDNMEDFAIDY; this is encoded by the coding sequence ATGAAGAATCGCGCTATTCTTGCACCATTGAACGACGATAAGGACAAGATCAACGAGCAGATTATCGCTATGCTTCCAGGCGAAGAGAAGACATACACAAGTTTCGACTCGGTAAAGGATCAACATGAAGGGGGAGTTCAATTCGCGCCTGAATTCCTGAACTCGATCAACATCGCCGACTTGCCTCCACACAATCTGAAGCTCAAGAAGAACGCCATCATCATGCTTCTCCGAAACTTGGACGTCTCTGAAGGAATGTGCAACGGAACACGATTGATTGTCACCGAACTTTGCAACAACATCATCAAGGCTAAGATCATCACCGGTGAACACGCAGGCCGACAAGTACACCTTCCAAGGATCACGCTCGACTCCAGCAAATCACAGCTTGGCGCAACTATGCAACGGCACCAATTCCCAGTTACTCCAGCATTCGTCATTACGATACACAAGTCACAAGGCCAAACATTTGAATTCGTCGGCATGCTTCTCCTCACGACGGTCTTCGTGCACGGAATGCTCTACGTCGCGTTTTCAAGAGTCAAGCGTCAAAGTGCGTTGAAGGTCCTGCTGCCTCCTGAGAATCCAACCCACACCCGAAACGCCGTATGGAAGGAAGTCCTGAACAAGAGAAACTCACCAGCCGCACCTGCCTCTCCGACAAAAAACTACCTGGACAACATGGAAGACTTCGCAATcgattattaa